Proteins co-encoded in one Gossypium arboreum isolate Shixiya-1 chromosome 11, ASM2569848v2, whole genome shotgun sequence genomic window:
- the LOC108484800 gene encoding protein JINGUBANG, with the protein METILKQNKLLGEEESKDNSLMAVDGDSPPHYNDDCSASPFRKSPWSSHESTHLYASAVEDTNNVTPNVLMGSLVREEGHIYSLAASGDLLYTGSHSKNIRVWRNQKEFSGFKSNSGLVKTIVIAGEKIFTGHQDGKIRVWKIANKNSGVHKRVGTLPAFKDYLISSMKPSSYVEVNSNRKAVWLKHIDAISCLSLNEDKTLLYSASWDKTFKVWRVLDSKCLESVQSHDDAVNSIVAGFDGLVFTGSADGTVKIWSRELQEKGTKHIFSQILLKQECAVTALALDLVATMVYCGSSDGVVNFWEGDNHLFHGGALRGHKLAVLCLVTAGNLVISGSADMGITVWKRSGAEHLCLSMLDGHAGPVKCLAIERDPDESIPGQERWILYSGSLDKSVKMWRISERAPPMTQWRQQSYSSSDTKHLPATLPANHAFSSQGGVGQRKE; encoded by the coding sequence ATGGAAACAATCTTAAAACAAAACAAGCTTCTCGGTGAAGAGGAAAGCAAAGATAATTCTTTAATGGCAGTCGACGGTGACTCTCCTCCGCATTACAATGACGACTGTTCAGCGTCTCCTTTCAGGAAATCTCCATGGTCGTCTCACGAATCCACTCATTTATATGCTTCGGCTGTTGAAGACACCAACAACGTCACTCCTAACGTGCTCATGGGTTCGTTGGTACGTGAAGAAGGGCATATATATTCCTTGGCTGCCTCTGGGGATTTGTTATACACGGGTTCCCATAGCAAGAACATTAGAGTTTGGAGGAACCAGAAGGAGTTTTCAGGGTTTAAATCCAATAGTGGATTGGTTAAAACCATAGTCATTGCTGGAGAGAAGATCTTTACGGGTCATCAAGATGGGAAGATTCGGGTTTGGAAGATTGCTAACAAAAACTCAGGTGTTCATAAACGAGTTGGTACATTACCAGCTTTTAAAGATTATTTAATAAGCTCCATGAAGCCAAGTAGTTATGTTGAAGTGAACAGCAATCGTAAGGCCGTATGGCTCAAGCACATCGATGCTATATCTTGCCTTAGTTTGAATGAAGATAAAACGTTGCTTTACTCGGCTTCTTGGGATAAAACATTCAAAGTTTGGAGAGTTTTGGATTCGAAATGCTTGGAATCCGTTCAATCCCACGATGATGCAGTGAATTCCATTGTTGCCGGCTTCGATGGGTTAGTGTTTACAGGCTCAGCTGATGGAACGGTCAAGATTTGGAGCAGAGAGTTACAAGAGAAAGGAACCAAGCATATCTTTTCACAGATATTGCTGAAACAAGAATGTGCGGTTACGGCATTGGCCTTGGACCTTGTTGCTACAATGGTTTATTGCGGGTCATCGGATGGAGTGGTTAACTTTTGGGAAGGTGACAACCATCTCTTCCACGGTGGTGCTTTGAGAGGGCACAAACTGGCTGTTCTTTGCTTGGTAACAGCAGGGAACCTTGTGATCAGTGGATCAGCTGATATGGGGATTACCGTATGGAAAAGATCGGGGGCTGAGCATTTGTGCTTGTCCATGTTAGACGGCCATGCCGGTCCCGTTAAGTGCTTGGCAATAGAAAGAGATCCTGATGAATCAATCCCTGGTCAAGAGCGGTGGATTCTTTACAGTGGTAGCCTAGATAAGTCGGTCAAGATGTGGCGCATATCGGAAAGAGCCCCGCCTATGACACAATGGCGGCAGCAGTCTTACTCATCATCGGACACCAAACATCTACCGGCCACATTGCCAGCGAATCACGCTTTCTCTTCCCAAGGTGGAGTTGGCCAAAGAAAGGAATAG
- the LOC108485917 gene encoding putative B3 domain-containing protein Os03g0621600 isoform X1: MYISGMAATTQKCRVLEKNKYWKEFESNRHQFFKILRIPKTFTENFREKLLGTIHLRGPSGFMWTVEVEKMFNHVVFQNGWPTFVEEHRLEKAYLLVFRYIGNSAFNVVIFDSSGCEREGSYFVREHTNACSNDGCVLDKEDGEDCEDIIDLEKPHIQKRKIKKGRGRPSSKAVDADNRHQSKAREDKQPRVGKSAVEREVLIDGDDYEDIIDLEKIHMQKKIKKRRGRPSSKAVDTITIINLRQQRKSGLEL, from the exons atgtatatatcaGGAATGGCAGCAACGACTCAAAAGTGCAGGGTGTTGGAGAAAAACAAGTATTGGAAAGAATTCGAATCCAACAGGCACCAGTTTTTCAAAATATTG AGGATACCCAAAACGTTTACGGAAAATTTCAGAGAGAAATTGTTGGGAACAATCCACCTTAGAGGTCCAAGCGGATTCATGTGGACTGTGGAAGTCGAGAAAATGTTTAACCACGTGGTTTTTCAAAATGGTTGGCCAACTTTTGTAGAGGAGCATAGGTTGGAAAAGGCTTATCTGCTTGTTTTCCGCTATATTGGCAACTCGGCGTTCAATGTAGTTATATTTGATTCAAGTGGGTGTGAGCGAGAAGGATCATACTTTGTTAGGGAACACACGAATGCCTGTTCAAATGACGGATGCGTGTTAGACAAGGAAGATGGAGAAGACTGTGAAGATATTATAGACTTGGAGAAACCCCATATACAGAAAAGGAAGATCAAGAAGGGAAGAGGAAGACCAAGTTCAAAAGCTGTTGACGCTGATAATCGTCATCAATCGAAGGCAAGGGAGGACAAGCAGCCTCGAGTTGGCAAATCTGCTGTCGAGAGGGAAGTATTGATTGATGGAGATGACTATGAAGACATTATAGATTTGGAGAAAATCCATATGCAAAAAAAGATCAAGAAGAGAAGAGGAAGACCGAGCTCAAAAGCTGTTGACACTATAACCATCATCAATCTAAGGCAACAGAGAAAAAGCGGCCTCGAGTTATAA
- the LOC108485917 gene encoding putative B3 domain-containing protein Os03g0621600 isoform X2 has product MAATTQKCRVLEKNKYWKEFESNRHQFFKILRIPKTFTENFREKLLGTIHLRGPSGFMWTVEVEKMFNHVVFQNGWPTFVEEHRLEKAYLLVFRYIGNSAFNVVIFDSSGCEREGSYFVREHTNACSNDGCVLDKEDGEDCEDIIDLEKPHIQKRKIKKGRGRPSSKAVDADNRHQSKAREDKQPRVGKSAVEREVLIDGDDYEDIIDLEKIHMQKKIKKRRGRPSSKAVDTITIINLRQQRKSGLEL; this is encoded by the exons ATGGCAGCAACGACTCAAAAGTGCAGGGTGTTGGAGAAAAACAAGTATTGGAAAGAATTCGAATCCAACAGGCACCAGTTTTTCAAAATATTG AGGATACCCAAAACGTTTACGGAAAATTTCAGAGAGAAATTGTTGGGAACAATCCACCTTAGAGGTCCAAGCGGATTCATGTGGACTGTGGAAGTCGAGAAAATGTTTAACCACGTGGTTTTTCAAAATGGTTGGCCAACTTTTGTAGAGGAGCATAGGTTGGAAAAGGCTTATCTGCTTGTTTTCCGCTATATTGGCAACTCGGCGTTCAATGTAGTTATATTTGATTCAAGTGGGTGTGAGCGAGAAGGATCATACTTTGTTAGGGAACACACGAATGCCTGTTCAAATGACGGATGCGTGTTAGACAAGGAAGATGGAGAAGACTGTGAAGATATTATAGACTTGGAGAAACCCCATATACAGAAAAGGAAGATCAAGAAGGGAAGAGGAAGACCAAGTTCAAAAGCTGTTGACGCTGATAATCGTCATCAATCGAAGGCAAGGGAGGACAAGCAGCCTCGAGTTGGCAAATCTGCTGTCGAGAGGGAAGTATTGATTGATGGAGATGACTATGAAGACATTATAGATTTGGAGAAAATCCATATGCAAAAAAAGATCAAGAAGAGAAGAGGAAGACCGAGCTCAAAAGCTGTTGACACTATAACCATCATCAATCTAAGGCAACAGAGAAAAAGCGGCCTCGAGTTATAA